In Vibrio alfacsensis, the following proteins share a genomic window:
- a CDS encoding glycoside hydrolase family 16 protein: MFKFNTSLVASAIGAALLSGCSSSFVVPEQTLSDPEIKKGEGWALVWSDEFNGTEVDESKWSFEENCWGGGNNEQQCYTARDKNAFVQDGVLYLVAYNETFMGPNNPDNDYTKLNTLPYTSARLRSKEKGDWTYGRFEIRAKMPVGQGTWPAIWMLPTDYVYGTWAASGEIDIVEAVNLKAKSDAPGELNGQPESRIYGTLHYGGAWPNNKHSGQAYYLPNGANPADDFHTYSLEWEKDEMRWYVDDVHYATQTSDGWYALYTENGEQVIGHADAPFEQRFHLLLNLAVGGSWSGNTNEKNVNPDMFPQALEVDYVRVYECSNDPKTGHGCATVSEDAIKVKGNKPPMMVDLPADFTTGDSIDIFDGELNEFMQQNAYDPQGVIMDFDYVSDSERGEVMQISKRADTGNIYFEVPKLNMSAWTTNAKLIFDIKMLERTKGDKIYFKLDSGWPAVSDWPVDVPTDNDWHTIEIDLAELISNGNSFGAGRVDLSNIKNILVIDPAGEMKFQLDNVRFERN, encoded by the coding sequence ATGTTCAAATTCAACACCAGTCTGGTGGCCAGCGCTATTGGCGCGGCACTCTTGTCAGGCTGCAGTTCAAGCTTCGTCGTACCCGAGCAAACACTAAGCGATCCTGAGATAAAAAAAGGTGAAGGCTGGGCGTTAGTCTGGAGTGATGAATTTAACGGCACTGAGGTTGACGAGTCTAAATGGAGTTTTGAAGAAAACTGCTGGGGCGGCGGCAACAACGAGCAACAGTGCTACACGGCACGTGACAAAAATGCGTTCGTTCAAGATGGTGTATTGTACTTAGTTGCATACAACGAAACTTTCATGGGTCCAAACAACCCAGATAATGACTACACGAAACTCAATACTCTGCCTTATACCTCCGCTCGTCTTCGCAGTAAAGAAAAAGGGGATTGGACCTACGGACGCTTTGAAATTCGCGCCAAAATGCCGGTCGGTCAAGGTACTTGGCCTGCGATTTGGATGCTGCCAACCGACTACGTATACGGGACTTGGGCTGCATCAGGTGAAATCGACATTGTTGAAGCGGTAAACCTAAAAGCAAAATCGGACGCCCCTGGTGAACTCAATGGCCAGCCAGAATCGCGCATTTACGGAACCCTGCATTACGGCGGCGCATGGCCTAACAACAAACACTCTGGTCAAGCCTACTACCTACCAAATGGTGCGAACCCAGCGGATGACTTCCACACTTACTCATTAGAGTGGGAAAAAGATGAAATGCGTTGGTACGTGGATGACGTTCACTACGCAACACAAACGTCTGATGGTTGGTACGCGCTTTACACTGAAAATGGCGAACAAGTGATTGGCCATGCCGATGCTCCGTTCGAACAACGCTTCCACTTACTGCTTAACCTTGCGGTTGGTGGGTCATGGTCTGGCAATACCAACGAGAAAAATGTTAATCCTGACATGTTCCCACAAGCACTAGAAGTCGATTATGTGCGTGTTTACGAATGCAGCAATGATCCAAAGACGGGTCATGGCTGTGCCACGGTATCGGAAGACGCTATCAAAGTAAAAGGCAACAAACCGCCGATGATGGTTGACTTACCAGCTGACTTTACCACAGGTGATAGCATTGACATTTTTGATGGTGAGTTAAATGAGTTCATGCAGCAAAACGCCTACGACCCACAGGGTGTGATCATGGACTTTGATTACGTAAGTGACAGCGAGCGTGGCGAAGTTATGCAGATCAGCAAACGTGCTGACACAGGTAACATCTATTTTGAAGTACCGAAGCTAAACATGTCTGCTTGGACAACCAATGCAAAATTGATCTTCGACATCAAAATGCTTGAGCGCACCAAAGGCGATAAAATTTACTTCAAACTCGACAGTGGTTGGCCAGCGGTGAGTGATTGGCCAGTGGATGTGCCTACCGACAATGACTGGCACACTATTGAGATTGATCTTGCTGAGCTAATTAGTAACGGTAACTCATTCGGCGCAGGCCGCGTTGATCTATCAAATATCAAGAATATTTTAGTTATTGACCCTGCAGGCGAAATGAAATTCCAACTTGATAACGTACGCTTCGAACGAAACTAA
- a CDS encoding carbohydrate porin, with the protein MKVSKVHLACMLAIAGVTSPSIYASENTEGFEFNGYFRQGLLYSVENDLKDSDFVAQKETLGRLGLEYDNQTNLDFSYRWTYGDGRSLKIGAGVAEGLTAGNGSGFVEITGYTDTGVLFAGKRDYGKERYIWMTDFFYTDMSGTGFGVENMKVGSAIVNAAYIASKRDSYDLEDDEQFKDSDNLNNIMHAVNVAARYGVWDVSATLKAMPDNWDITGKEWAETGFDITVGYKLFSLLGLQGDGSSHTNFVLQAGKGLGAGNLLGGTITDYNAYRPGGLRFGEHEFEWGVGSDALSLLTQVEEDDVSYRALVFGGHTFDNGIGIFPSVQGQYNDYADGTYDYWASAMVRPVMGINSMMYLQGEIGYVYNNWDGDSYDQAKVTIAPTLMFPTWTGVNPEVRFLASWVKNSWTTDPDKGQPKNDFIVGIQTEASW; encoded by the coding sequence ATGAAAGTTTCTAAAGTACATTTGGCTTGTATGCTCGCAATCGCCGGAGTTACAAGCCCTTCAATTTATGCTTCGGAAAATACTGAAGGATTTGAGTTTAATGGGTATTTCCGTCAAGGTTTGCTTTACAGCGTTGAAAACGATTTAAAAGACTCGGACTTTGTAGCGCAAAAAGAAACTTTAGGCCGATTGGGTCTTGAGTATGACAATCAAACCAACCTAGATTTTTCTTATCGTTGGACATACGGCGACGGTCGTTCATTGAAGATTGGTGCGGGTGTAGCAGAGGGTTTAACTGCCGGTAACGGCAGTGGTTTTGTTGAGATTACTGGTTACACTGATACCGGAGTGTTGTTTGCAGGTAAACGTGACTACGGTAAAGAGCGCTACATTTGGATGACCGACTTTTTCTATACCGATATGTCTGGTACTGGCTTTGGTGTTGAAAACATGAAAGTCGGGAGTGCGATTGTCAACGCTGCATATATTGCTAGTAAGCGAGATAGTTATGATCTAGAAGATGACGAACAGTTCAAAGATTCTGACAACCTCAACAATATTATGCATGCCGTTAACGTGGCTGCTAGGTATGGTGTCTGGGACGTTTCAGCGACCTTAAAAGCGATGCCAGATAACTGGGATATTACGGGAAAAGAATGGGCTGAGACGGGTTTTGACATCACTGTTGGTTACAAACTATTTAGCCTCCTAGGTCTACAAGGTGATGGTAGCTCACACACCAACTTTGTGCTTCAAGCCGGTAAAGGTCTTGGCGCGGGTAACCTCCTTGGTGGCACGATCACTGACTACAATGCATATCGTCCAGGTGGCTTGCGTTTTGGTGAGCATGAGTTTGAGTGGGGGGTTGGCTCAGACGCGCTCTCTTTGCTGACTCAAGTGGAAGAAGACGATGTATCTTACCGTGCGTTAGTGTTTGGCGGTCATACGTTTGATAACGGAATTGGTATCTTCCCTTCGGTACAAGGCCAATACAACGACTATGCAGACGGCACCTACGATTACTGGGCATCTGCGATGGTACGTCCGGTGATGGGCATCAACTCAATGATGTATCTTCAAGGTGAAATCGGTTACGTCTACAACAACTGGGACGGTGATAGTTACGATCAAGCGAAAGTAACCATTGCACCAACATTGATGTTCCCTACTTGGACCGGTGTTAACCCAGAAGTGCGTTTCCTTGCAAGTTGGGTAAAGAACTCCTGGACTACCGATCCAGACAAAGGCCAACCGAAAAACGACTTTATTGTTGGCATTCAAACGGAAGCAAGCTGGTAA